GCGGGGGGCCATCGTCGAGCTGCGTCTTGCCAGGGAAGAGCGCCTCGGGATACTGACGTCGGAACGTGACCTGATCCACGTTGTGGCCGCGCGCCACCAGCCCGCGAGCGAGGGCGGACTGAAAGTGGGCGATGCCGCCGCGGTAGGGCCACGCGGGGCCGAGGAGCGTAATGCGCATAGCGTAAGATCCCTCCGCTCTCGTCCAGCGGCTCGCACCGAGGCCCAGCGGGTCTGTCCCTGGCCCCGCCCACCTCGATGCCGAGGCGGGCTAGACCCGGACCGGCTCCTCTCGACGCACGTCGACCGACGGCGTGACCTCGCTCCGGACGTCGTACTGGTCCGGCCGCTCCATCTCGGGGCGGACGATCATCTCGCCCAGCAGCCCGGCCAGGAACGACTGCGCGCCGAGCAGGATGAGCATGACGCCGAACAGGAGCAGAGGGCGGCCGCCGATCGACGCGCCGAATACGAGCTTCTCGACGGTGAGGTAGACCAGCGTCAGGAAGCCGAGGACGAACGCGAGCGTTCCGGCCCCGCCGAAGAACACCATCGGCCGGCGCGCGAACCGGGTCAGGAAGACGACTGTGATGAGGTCGAGGAAGCCTCGGAGGTAGCGCTCCAGTCCGAACTTCGTCGTCCCGTGGAGCCGCTCGCGGTGGTTGACGACCTGCTCCTCGATGTTCGTGAACCCCTCCCACTTCGCCAGGAGCGGGATGTAGCGGTGGAGTTCGCCGTACACGCGGACACTCTCGACCACCTCACGCCGGTAGGCCTTGATGCCCGAGTTGAAGTCGTGGAGTGGGATCCCCGACATCCAGCGCGTGATGTGGTTGAAGAACTTCGACGGGAGGCGTTTTTCCCACGGGTCGTGCCGCTTCCGCTTCCACCCGGAGACGAGGTCGGCGCCGGCCTGGAGGCGGCGGACCATCTCAGGCAGTTCGGCCGGATCGTCCTGGAGATCGGCGTCGAGCGTGGCGACATAGCGCCCGCGAGCCCTCCCGAAGCCGGCGGCGAGGGCGGCGCTCTTGCCGTAGTTCCGCCGGAAGCGGACGCCCGCGAACCGGTCGTCGTCTCGATTGAGCCCCTCAATAACCTCCCACGAGGCGTCGTCCGAGCCGTCGTCGACGAGCCAGACCTCGAAGCTCAGGCCGGCGCCGTCCAATGCGTCGCGGATCTGGTCCGCCAGCTTGGGCAGGCTCTCGGCCTCGTTGTACGAGGGGACGACGACGGAGAGGTCGGGGCGCATGGGCGGGAACGTACGCGCGGGTCCCCCCGCCTCGGGCGCGAGGCGGGCGGGGCTAGGTGTCGATCGTGGCGTACTTCGCGTTCCGCTCGATGAACTTGCGCCGGGGCTCGACGGCGTCGCCCATGAGCGTCGAGAACGTCTTGTCGGCGGCCGCGGCATCCTCGATCGTCACGATCTGGAGCATCCGGTGGTCCGGGTCCATGGTCGTGCTCCAGAGCTGCTCGGGGTTCATCTCGCCGAGCCCCTTGTAGCGCTGGACGCCGACGCCGGACGCGCCGCCGAGTTCATCGATGGCGTCCCTGAGCTGCTTGTCGTTCCAGGCGTAGAGCTCGCGCTTGCCCTTCTTGGCGCGATACAGCGGCGGAAGCGCGATGTAGATGTAGCCGGCTTCGAGGAGCGGACGGAGATACCGGTAGATAAACGTGAGCAGGAGCGTCCGGATGTGCGCGCCGTCGACGTCGGCGTCGGTCATCAGGACCACCTTGTGGTAGCGGAGCTTCTCGTCGGAGAACTCGTCCGAGCCGGCCGCGATCTGGACGCCGAGCGCGGTCACCATGTTCTTGATCTCCTCGTTGTCGAGGATCTTGTCGAGCCGGGCCTTCTCGACGTTCAGGATCTTGCCCCTCAGCGGCAAGATCGCTTGGAAGTGCCGGTCGCGGGCCTGCTTGGCCGAGCCGCCGGCCGAGTCGCCCTCGACGAGGTACAGCTCCGACTCGGACGGGTCCTTCGACGCGCAGTCGGCCAGCTTGCCCGGTAGGCCGCCGCCGCCGAACGCGCTCTTGCGCTGGACGAGCTCGCGGGCGCGCCGCGCCGCCGTCCGCGCCTGCGCGCTCAGGATCACCTTCTGGACGATCGTCTTGGCCTCGCGCGGGTGGTCCTCCAGCCACTCGGCCAGCTTCTGCCCCACGAGGCTCTCGACGGCGCCCTGGACCTCGCCGTTGCCCAGCTTGGTCTTGGTCTGACCCTCGAACTGCGGCTCCTGCACCTTCACGCTCAGCACGGCCGTCAGGCCCTCACGGAAGTCGTCGCCGGAGAGGTTGACCTTCGCCTTCTTGAGCAGGTCGTTGTTGTCCGCGTAGTTCTTGAGCGTCCGCGTGAGGGCGCGGCGGAAGCCGGAGACGTGCGTCCCCCCCTCGTGCGTGTTGATGTTGTTGACGAACGAGAGGACGTTCTCCTGGTAGCCCGTGTTGTAGCGCATGGCCAGCGACACAGGAACCTCGGCGTCCTCGTCCTCGATGTGGATCGCGTCCTCGAAGAGGGACTCGCGGGCCTCGTCGAGGTAGGCCACGAACTCGGCGAGGCCGCCCTCCGAGTGGTACGTCTCGGCACGGAGCTCGTCGTCCTCCTCGCGTTCGTCGGAGAGCGTGATCGTCACGCCCTTGTTGAGGTAGGCGAGCTCGCGCATCCGCGACGCGAGCGTGTCGAAGCGGTAGACGGTGTCGAGGAAGATGCCGGTGTCCGGCTTGAAGCGGACGGTCGTGCCGGTCTCCTCGTCCGGGCCGAGGTCGCGGACGCGGGTCAGCTCCTCGACCGTGTCGCCCTTCTCGAACGCCATCTTGAACACGCCGCCGTCGCGGCGGACCTCGACGTCGAGCCGGTCCGAGAGGGCGTTCACGCAGCTCACGCCCACGCCGTGGAGGCCGCCGGACACCTTGTACGTGTCCTTGTCGAACTTGCCCCCCGCGTGGAGAACGGTCATCACGACCTCGACGGCCGGCTTGCCCTCGCGCGGGTGCATCTCGACCGGGATGCCGCGGCCGTCGTCGACGACCGAGATCGAGTTGTCCTCGTGGATCGTGACCTCGATGTGGTCGCAGTAGCCCGCGAGCGCCTCGTCGATCGAGTTGTCGACGACCTCGTAGACGAGGTGGTGGAGCCCGCGCACACCGACGTCGCCGATGTACATGGCAGGCCGCTTGCGGACGGCCTCCAGCCCTTCGAGCACCTGGATGTTGCCGGCGCCGTACTCCTTGGCAACCGCAGGTGGCAGAGGCGAGCCGTCGCCCGAGGCCGGCGGAGTCGGGAGGGCGTTGGCCGGCGGCGTGGGCGTGTCGCCCTCGGGTGTCGTGGCCTGCTCGTAGGGGCGGTCGGTACCGTTCGTGTCGGGCATCGGTCGGGGATCGGTGGGAGATGCGCAGAGGCCCCTCGACGGGACCGCGCCAAACCGGCCAAATTTACGGCCGCGCGGCAGGTTTTGCCGTCGTTCCTGAACGATTCGCCCCCGGCCCTATTGGCGCCCTCGCGCCCTGTTCACACCCCTCCGCCGCCGTCTATGAGAACGTCCCCGAGCGCGTCTCGAAGGTCGCCGACGCGGGCCGTGAAGGCCGCCAGAGCGCGGCCGTACTCGTCGGCCACAGACCGGCGCCGGGACTCACCCGCGAGCACGCGCGCCTCTTCGACAAGCGACTCGTCAACGGCCGGGTACAGGCTCAAAAGCTTCTGATGGGCCGTTCCGAGCGCGTCGCTCAGGTCGTCGAGGAGAAGTCGGTCCTCGAACGCCTGCGCCAGTGCGGCGGCCTCATTCTCGGGCACGCCGGTCACGACACGGAGCCGGAGGCGGACGAGCGTGGCGCCCACCTCGACGTGGAGACCGCCGAGGTCGTCCCGGACGGTCCGCTCAGACTCCTGCTCCGACGCGTCGCGCCCGGCCCGGCGGTCTCCGATCCGGCGTGCCGTCTGAAGCGCGGCGCGGGCGGCGGCCACGAGGGCCACGGCGTGGAAGGCGGCGGAGTCGTTCGGCACAGTCGGTCGAAAGAGGGGCGTAGGGCGTGGGAGCCCCACGTCCTCTGCCCGCCGTTACACGTTGAGGTAGCGCAGGAAGGCAGCGGCGCGCTCTTCGAGGTCGTCCTCGGCCTCGTCAAAGACGGCGACGACGCGGTAGTCGTAGTGCGCCATGACGTGGCGCACGCGCGCCGTGTCGGTCACGTTCAGCTTGAGCGTCACGCGGACACGCCCCGCGCCCGGGTCATCCTCCGTCGACACGGACAGGATGCGGACGCCGTTCTGCTCGACGATCTGGGCCACCTGCCCAAGCGAGAAGTCGGTGCGGGAGACGTCGAGGACGACGATGGCGCCCGGCTCCTCGGTCGCCAGCATGTGCGCGAGCTGCCCAAACACGTCCTGGCGAACGACGAGGCCGGCGTAGCCGCCGTCCCCGGACACGACCGGGAGCACGCTCAGGCCGTGCTGGCGCATGAGGTGTGCCGCGTCGAACACGTGCGTGTCGAGTCCGATGGAGACCGGCTCGCCGGCCATGAGCGCACCGAGCGGGGCGCTGGGCTCGGGGTGCGCCCGGAGCGCGGCCTCGGTCACGACCGAGTCGAGGCGGCCGGTCGGATCGAGCACCGGGAGGTGCGCGACGTGGGCGTCGGCCAGCTCGACGAGCGCCTCGCCGACGGTGTCCGTCGTCGAGAGCGGGCCGAGGGCGCTGAGGATTGTGGCAACGGTCATAGTAGGGGGGGGACGACCGGATAGAGGCAAGCTATCACCCGGCACCTCTACAGACGGGCAAGAGGCGTACCAGATGCAGCGAGCGGCCGGTCCGCACCGACCGTTCACCTGGCGCTCGGGCCCGTTCGGGGAATCTCCCGACCTCGGCCTCGGCGAATCCGAGGCCGAAACGCTACGCGCCGTCGTCGTCCGCCAGCGTGGCGGACTGCGCGGCGCCGTCGCCTGACGGCACGTCGGCGGCCGTTTGCCAGCGGAGGTTGCCGTAGCGCTCGAGCATCCGATCGAGGTCGGGCGCGTTCTTCGTCGAGGCCCGGAAGTGGAGGCGGACCACAGCGACGGGTGGCGCGCTGGCGTCGTAGGCGTCTCCGGCGAAACCGACTTCCTCCTCGATCACCTCGGCCACGCTGTGGATGTGGGCCCGGGCTTTCGGCTTCGCGACGGGCAAGAGCGCTACGCGGTCGACGTAGTCCGCCTCGACGAGGGCGAGCGTACGGGTGCGGAGTTCGTCGAGCCCGATGCCGCGCGCGGCCGAGATGAACACGGCGTCGTCGTAAGCCTGCTCGAGTTGGTCCAGAAGGCCGGGGTCGTCCAGGGCGTCCACCTTGTTGAACACCATGAGCGTCGGCTTGTCCTGAGCCCCCAACTCGGAGAGCGTTTCGTTGACCACGCGGACGTGGTCCTCGGCATTTGGGTGCGTCACGTCGACGACGTGGAGCAGGAGGTCAGCCTCGCGGACCTCGTCGAGCGTGCTCTTGAAGCTCTCGACGAGCGCGTGCGGCAGCTTCCGGATGAACCCGACGGTGTCGGCCAGGAGAACGGCTTTGTTCGTGTCGAGGTCGACCTGGCGGGTCGTGGCGTCGAGCGTGGCGAAGAGGCGGTCTTCGGCGAAGACCGTCTCGTCGGCGAGCGCGTTCATGAGCGTGCTCTTGCCAGCGTTGGTGTACCCGACGAGCGCGACGCGGGTCTGGTCGACGCGGCCCTTCCGCTGCGTGGTCCGCTGGCGGTCGATCCGGTCGAGGTGATCCTTGAGCACGGCGATCCGCTTGCCGATGAGGCGGCGGTCGGTCTCGATCTGCGTCTCACCCGGCCCGCGCATCCCGATGCCGCCCTTCTGGCGCTCGAGGTGGGTCCAGGCCCGCGTGAGGCGGCTCCGGAGGTACTGGAGCTGCGCGAGTTCGACCTGTGCCTTGGCCTGCGCCGTCCGCGCGCGGTCGGCGAAGATGTCCAGGATGAGGCCGGACCGGTCGACCAGCTTGACCGCGTTGTCCTCCGACTTCAGCGCCTTCTCCAAGTTGCGGACCTGGACCGGCGAGAGGTCGTCGTCGAACACCACGAGGTCGGCCTTGTGCTTCTCGACGGTCTTGCGGAGCTCCTCGACCTTCCCTTTCCCGATGAACGTCGCGCCGTGGACGCGCGGGAGATTTTGGGTGATGCGGGCGGCCGTGTCGGCGCCGGCCGTATCGGTGAGGAGTTCGAGTTCGTCGAGGCCGTCGCGGAGTTCGGCGGGCGTCGTGTCAGGCGTCTGGACACCGACGAGGACGGCGGTCTCACGTCGGCGGGAGGTCGGTTGCGTCAAAAGGCGATCTGTAGGCGTCGGAGGTCTGAACGCGGCGGGCCGGGGGAACGGTGCCTCTGCTGTGTGAAAGCTAGAGTGGAACGGCGGCGGATTCGTGGGGAGGCCCTTGAATTCGTCTCTCGCGCGCCTCCGCCTAGACATCGAGACGGAAGGGGCTGGTTTGGACAGACATCCCGCTCGCCCGGCGTGTCGCCGCTACGAATCGTGGAATCACAGGACGCGCCGCCCCCGATCTCGGCGCGATTCTGGACCTGTCGGCTGCGACTCGCTCCCTCCTTTCCCCGAGGGTCCGCCGATGGGTTCCGTGTGCTGGGACGGCACGCCGGCCCCTCTGTCCCGCCTCACGGGACAGAGGGGCTGATCGTCCCGGATCGGACTTCTGTCGTTTTGTGGTGGAGCGGCAGGGGCGTGGGCGGAGGAACTTTCGGGGTCCTCCGTCCCATTGTCGGGTCACGCCCCAGGGGCTGCCCGCCAGCGTGTCGTCACGAGCGTCTCGGCGACGAGGCACGTGAGGGCGAGCGCCAGGAAGAGGGTCCACAGCGGCATCCCGCTCGGCTCGCCCGAGGCGGACAAATCCGCGGCCCCCTCGACCACACGGACCGGCCGGTCCGTCGCGGCCTCCAGCCGACGCGCAGCCTCCGCCGGATCCAGTTGTGCCGGGTCCGACTCGCGCGCGTCCTCATTGACGGCGACCACGCGGAGCGTCCGCCCGCCTTGCACGACGCGGTACAGACCCGCCCGCGCGACGGCATCGCCCACGTCGAGGACGACGGCGCCCGGGACCGTCCGCTGGAGTGGCGTCAACGCCGTTCCGTCCGGCCCCACAAGGCGGAGTGCCGCGCCCGCCTCGACGCCCTCGACGCGGACGGTTCCCCCTTCCCTTGCGACCAGCTCGCCCGAGTCGGCGACCGACGACCCGGCGGCGAGGTACGCGGCAGCGCGGTACAGGAGGGGAACGAACAGGCCGCGCTGCGGGAGGTCGCTCCACCTGAGGTCCGGCGCGACGCCGAACAGGAGCACGCTGCCCTCGCCGCGCCGGATCTCCTGGAGCATCGGCGCGCCCGTCTGTGTCTTAATGAGCGTCGACTCGTCGGCGCCGCCCGGACGGTAGCGGGCGATGCGGCGTACATCGGCCGCCTCGGGCGTCGGGCGGGCCGCGTCGAAGACCCCCGCGAAGAGCGGGTGGTCCAGGTCGAGATCGGTCGTGCGACCAATGGCCTCGCCGTCGGACTCCCCGAGTGCGCCGTCGATCCGGCCCGCGCCGAGCGCAGAGAGAAGCGGGTTGAGCGACTCCGGATCCGTCCCGGGGAACGCGAGGACGCCGCCGCCCTCGGCCACGAACGCGGCCAGCCGCCCCGGGTCGGCCACCGAGGCAGGGCCGACGAGCACGACGGCGTCGTAGTCGCTCAGATCCGCGCCGGCCAGCGCGCCCTCGGCGACCTCATTGAGCGCGACGCCGCCCGACTCGGCAGCGACGCCCAGCGCGAGCGTTACGAGGTCGGCCCGCTGGCCGTCGCCGCGGACCACGAGCACGCGCGGCGGCGGCGGCACGCGGAGGGCGAAGTAGCGCGCGTCGTCCCACTCGGCACCGTCGGCCTCGATGCGGACCTCGCCGCCGAGCCACCCGCGGGCGGGAGGCGTGACCGTGAACGGGACACGCACAGGCGTGTTTGGAACCACGTCAACGGCCGTTTCGGCGACGCGCTCACCATCGAGCAGGAGCGCGGCGCCAACCGTCCCGGGGCGTCCTCCGTAGCGAGTCACTGTCGCCTCGATCTGTACCGGCCGGCCGGGCTCCACGATTCGGCTCACGACCTCCACGTCCGTCACGGCCGTGTTGACCTGCCGACGTGCGCCGAGCGGAAGGAGCGTCACGTCGACGTCGTCGGGGAGTGCGGCGCTGGCGGAGTCGGTAAACGTCGCGGCCTGGAAGTCGCTCACGACGACGATCTCACGGCGCGGATGCGCCGCGCCCTCCAACAGGCTTCCGGCCCGAGCAACGGCGGCCGTCAGGGGCTCGGCGCCTGCGAGGGACGGCGTCGCGGCGATGGCGTCGAGGACCGGTCCGGCCGTTGCGTACGGCACCGCCCGGAACTCGGGTGGGCGGGCGACTGGGAGGAGCGTCCGCTCGTCGCCGCGGCCCGTCGCCTCGACGACCGTCCCGCCGAGCGTGCGCGCCTGGTCGATGAGGGCGCCCTGCGCGTCGCGCAGCGTCATCGACCGGCTGTTGTCGAGGACGAGGACGAGGCTCCGGGCCGCACCCTCCTCGAACACTCCGGCATCGGCCGTCCGCGTCGGGCGTGCGAAGGCGAGCACGAGGAACAGCACGGCGAGCGTCCGGAGCGCCAGCAGCAGCCACTGGCGGATGCGGACGCGGCGCATCGAGGTCGCCTCGATCTCGCGCACGAACCGGAGCGTCGAGAAGTCGACGCGCTGCGGCCGGCGGAAGTTGAAGAGGTGGACGACGATCGGGATCGCCGCCGCCGCGAGGCCGACCAGGAGGAACGGATTCAGAAAGCCCATGGCCGGCGAACGTAGCCACGCCCGCCGGTCGCGCGCGGGCCAGGAGGTTCTCCGCTACCGCCCCCTCTCGAAGACCGCCCGCCCCGCCTCGACGCCGTCGCCCCCGAGGTGGGGCAGGTGGGCGTCGGCGTCGGGGAAGACGACGCGCGTCCGCGGGAGCGCCTCCGGGTGCGTCTCGCGGAGCCACGCCAGCAGCTTTTCCCGCACCTCGCACCGCAGCTCCCACGCGTGGTCGGCGTTCGAGGCCGTCATGAGGGCGCGCATCTCGACGCCCCGCTCGCCGAGGTCGGTCACGTGGAGCCGCCACGTCTCGCCGTCGAAGTGCTCCGAACCCCCGACGATCCGCCCCACCGCCTCGCGCACGTCCTCGACCGGGACGGTGTAATCGGTCCGGAGGTAGACCGTGCCGATCACCTGCGACGACGACCGCGTCCAGTTCTGGAACGGCGTCTCGATAAAATACGAGATCGGGAGGACGAGCCGCCGGAGGTCCCAGATCCGCACGACGACGTAGGTCAGCGTGATCTCCTCGACGCGCGCCCACTCGCCCTCGACCACGACCACGTCGTCGACGCGGATGGGCTGGGTGATGGCGATCTGGATGCCGGCGAACAGGTTGCCGAGCACGCGCTGCGCCGCGAAGCCGAGCACGATGCCGGCCACGCCCGCCGAGGCCAGCAGCCCCGCGCCGATCCGCCGGACCGACTCGAAGTGGAGCAGGATCGCCGCCAACGCAACGACGATCACGACCACGTTGATGAGCCGCTGCAGCAGCCCGACCTGCGTGAGGATCCGCCGTTCGGAGAGGTTGTCGGCCTTCTGGAGGTCGAGCCGGTCGCCCAGCGACATCCGGACGGCCTTGACGCTCCGCATGATGAGCCACGCCGACGCCAGCACGATGCTGATGTAGAGGGCGGTCGCGAGGTGGGGCGCGGTCGCCTCCGCCGCCTCGGGCGGGAGTTGGGGCAGAACGAGCCGGAGCGCGAGCAGCGCGAGCGTCCACCGTGCGGGCCCCTCGGTCTGGAGCACGAGGTGACCCCGGAGCGGGAGCCGCTCCGGTGCCGTCCGCCGGATCCGGTGGAGCGAGCCGTAGACGACCGCGTGGAGCAGGAGCGCTCCGCCCAGCGCGAGCCCGAGCCCCACCGCGAAGGCGGGCCAGGGCTCGAGCGCGGCGAGCGGGGCGATCTGGAAAAGTTCGATCATGGGACGTCAACGCACACCGCCCCTCCGCGAGTTGCCTCACCTCGGCGTGACACCGCTTCCAGTCACGCGCTCTCCACACAAGGCCTGCTGACACCACGGTTTCACACGCCCGGGGGCATCTTCCCTGCCTGCGCCGCGTTGCTCTCCGTCCCGCTGGCGGAGTGCCCCGCCGGCGTCTCGGCCCCACACCACGCGATGGCGAAGACGACGACGGCCCCGAAGCGAACTGAGACGACCGTAACCAACAGCGAGTCCAAGAACCGATTCGTCGGGAAGGACCTTGTGGTCAAGGGCGCGCGGCAGCACAACCTCAAGAACGTCGACGTGACGATCCCGAAGAAGCAGCTCGTCGTCGTGACGGGCCCGTCGGGATCGGGCAAGTCGTCGCTCGTGTTCGACACGATCTACGCCGAGGGCCAGCGGCGCTACGTCGAGAGCCTCAGCGCCTACGCCCGCCAGTTCCTCGACCGGATGGACAAGCCGGACGTGGACCTCATCACAGGCCTCGCGCCGGCGATCGCCATTGAGCAGCAGACGGGCACCAAGAACCCGCGCTCGACGGTCGCGACCCAGACCGAGGTCTACGACTACCTCCGCCTCCTCTTCGCCCGTGTGGGCACGACGGTGTCGCCGGTGTCGGGCGAAGTCGTGGTCCGCGACTCGCCCCGCTCGTCGGCCGAGGCGATCCAAGCGGCGCTGCCAGAGAAGACGCGGTTCTACCTCGCCTTCCCCTTCCCCTCTCACAAGGGCGCCAAGAAGGTCGAGGAGCTCAAGGCCCTCCGTGCCCGCGGCTTTTATCGGCTGGTCGCGCTGCCGACCGAGACACAGGCCAAGAAGGGCGCCGTGCCCGAGGTCGTCGACCTCAACGCGACGGAGCCCGCCTCGGTCACCACGCCGACGAAGCGGCTGTACGTCCTGGTCGACAGACTGGCGACGAACCCCACCAGCGACTCGACCACGAACCGGATCGCGGACTCGGTCGAGCAAGCCTTCCGCGAGGGGGACGAGCGGGCGGTCGTCATCACGGCGCCGCGTGACGGCGAGCCGTTCGAGATGCTGGAGTTCTCGGCCCGCTTCGAGCGCGACGGGATGGAGTTCGAGGAGCCGACGCCGCAACTGTTCTCATTCAACAGCCCGCTCGGCGCGTGCCCGGCGTGTCAGGGCTTCGGCCGCGTGCCCGGCATCGACGAGGACCTCGTCATCCCGAACCCCGAGCTATCGATTCGCCAAGGCGCACTCGCCCCATTCCGGTCCGACCAGTGGTCGAAGCATCAACGGTCGTTGATTCGGGAAGCAGGGCGTGTAGGGCTGGATCTGGATACGCCGTACACGCTCCTCCCCAAAGAGCACAAGGAGGTCGTATGGAAGGGCTCGGGCGACTACGTCGGGGTCGAGGGCTTCTTCGCTTTCCTCCAGAAGAAGGCCTACAAGATGCACTACCGCATCTACAACGCACGCTTCCGCGGCTACACGCGGTGCCCGGCGTGTGACGGATACCGGCTCCGCCCGCAGGCGCTCTACGTCAAGCTCCGAGGTCCGGCGATCGGCGGGTTGGAGGGCCAGGCCGAGTGGTACCATATCGGTGAGCTCTCGGAGCTCACGACGGCCGACGCGAAGGCGTTCTTCGAATCCGTCGAGTTGAGCGAGCACGATCAGGAGGTGGCCGGGCGCGTGCTCGAAGAAGTCCGCAAGCGGCTCGGCTACCTCGTTGAGGTCGGCCTCGACTACCTCACGCTCGACCGGCTGGCGATGACGCTCTCGGGCGGCGAAACGCAACGGATCAACCTCGCAACGTCGCTCGGCTCGTCGCTCGTCGGGAGCCTCTACGTCCTCGACGAGCCAACGATCGGCCTCCACCCTCGCGACAACGACCGGCTGATCTCGATCCTCGAAGGGCTCCGCGACATCGGCAACACGGTTCTCGTGGTCGAGCACGACGAGCAGATGATGCGCCGGGCCGACCAGCTCATCGACATCGGTCCGGGCTCGGGCGCGCTCGGCGGCGAGGTCATGTTCCAGGGCACGTTCGACGAGGCCCTCGACGACGAGAACTCGCTGACCGGCGCCTATCTGTCGGGCCGCAAGACGATCCCGGTACCGGATGAGCGCCGTGAGATCGACCCGGAGCGCGCCATCACGGTCAAGGGCGCGCGCCAGCACAACCTCAAGCGGCTCGACGTGTCGTTCCCGCTCGACGTGATCACGGTCGTCACCGGCGTCTCGGGATCTGGCAAGTCGACGCTCGTGCATTCGACGCTGTTCGCGGCGCTGGAGCGTGCGAAGGGCCGCGACTTCGAGGGCAAGGTCGGCTCGCACGATTCGGTCGAGGGCGCCGAGCTGATCGAGACCGTCGAGATGGTCGACCAGTCGCCGATCGGCAAGAGCCCGCGCTCGAACCCGGTGACCTATATCAAGGCGTTCGACGCGATCCGCGAGCTGCTCGCGAGCACGCACCAGGCCAAGATTCGCGGCTACCGACCCGGGACGTTCTCGTTCAACGTGCCCGGTGGGCGGTGCGAGACGTGCCAGGGGGAGGGCGTCGTCCAGGTCGAGATGCAGTTCCTCGCCGACCTCTACCTCGAGTGCGAGGCGTGCGGCGGCAAGCGGTTCAAGCAGGACGTGCTCGATGTCCGGTTCAAGGGCAAGAACGTGGCCGACATTCTCGACCTCACCGTCGATGAGGCTGTCGCTTTCTTCGAGGGCCAGGGCCGCATCGAGACCAAGCTCCAGACGCTCCAGGACGTCGGCCTTGGGTACCTCACGCTCGGACAGCCGTCGAACACGCTCTCCGGTGGCGAAGCCCAGCGCGTGAAGCTGGCCGCGCACCTCAGCAAAACCCACCAAGGCCACACGCTCTACCTGTTCGACGAGCCGACGACGGGTCTTCATTTCGACGAC
This sequence is a window from Rubrivirga marina. Protein-coding genes within it:
- a CDS encoding vWA domain-containing protein; translation: MGFLNPFLLVGLAAAAIPIVVHLFNFRRPQRVDFSTLRFVREIEATSMRRVRIRQWLLLALRTLAVLFLVLAFARPTRTADAGVFEEGAARSLVLVLDNSRSMTLRDAQGALIDQARTLGGTVVEATGRGDERTLLPVARPPEFRAVPYATAGPVLDAIAATPSLAGAEPLTAAVARAGSLLEGAAHPRREIVVVSDFQAATFTDSASAALPDDVDVTLLPLGARRQVNTAVTDVEVVSRIVEPGRPVQIEATVTRYGGRPGTVGAALLLDGERVAETAVDVVPNTPVRVPFTVTPPARGWLGGEVRIEADGAEWDDARYFALRVPPPPRVLVVRGDGQRADLVTLALGVAAESGGVALNEVAEGALAGADLSDYDAVVLVGPASVADPGRLAAFVAEGGGVLAFPGTDPESLNPLLSALGAGRIDGALGESDGEAIGRTTDLDLDHPLFAGVFDAARPTPEAADVRRIARYRPGGADESTLIKTQTGAPMLQEIRRGEGSVLLFGVAPDLRWSDLPQRGLFVPLLYRAAAYLAAGSSVADSGELVAREGGTVRVEGVEAGAALRLVGPDGTALTPLQRTVPGAVVLDVGDAVARAGLYRVVQGGRTLRVVAVNEDARESDPAQLDPAEAARRLEAATDRPVRVVEGAADLSASGEPSGMPLWTLFLALALTCLVAETLVTTRWRAAPGA
- the hflX gene encoding GTPase HflX, which gives rise to MTQPTSRRRETAVLVGVQTPDTTPAELRDGLDELELLTDTAGADTAARITQNLPRVHGATFIGKGKVEELRKTVEKHKADLVVFDDDLSPVQVRNLEKALKSEDNAVKLVDRSGLILDIFADRARTAQAKAQVELAQLQYLRSRLTRAWTHLERQKGGIGMRGPGETQIETDRRLIGKRIAVLKDHLDRIDRQRTTQRKGRVDQTRVALVGYTNAGKSTLMNALADETVFAEDRLFATLDATTRQVDLDTNKAVLLADTVGFIRKLPHALVESFKSTLDEVREADLLLHVVDVTHPNAEDHVRVVNETLSELGAQDKPTLMVFNKVDALDDPGLLDQLEQAYDDAVFISAARGIGLDELRTRTLALVEADYVDRVALLPVAKPKARAHIHSVAEVIEEEVGFAGDAYDASAPPVAVVRLHFRASTKNAPDLDRMLERYGNLRWQTAADVPSGDGAAQSATLADDDGA
- a CDS encoding CBS domain-containing protein is translated as MTVATILSALGPLSTTDTVGEALVELADAHVAHLPVLDPTGRLDSVVTEAALRAHPEPSAPLGALMAGEPVSIGLDTHVFDAAHLMRQHGLSVLPVVSGDGGYAGLVVRQDVFGQLAHMLATEEPGAIVVLDVSRTDFSLGQVAQIVEQNGVRILSVSTEDDPGAGRVRVTLKLNVTDTARVRHVMAHYDYRVVAVFDEAEDDLEERAAAFLRYLNV
- a CDS encoding glycosyltransferase family 2 protein — translated: MRPDLSVVVPSYNEAESLPKLADQIRDALDGAGLSFEVWLVDDGSDDASWEVIEGLNRDDDRFAGVRFRRNYGKSAALAAGFGRARGRYVATLDADLQDDPAELPEMVRRLQAGADLVSGWKRKRHDPWEKRLPSKFFNHITRWMSGIPLHDFNSGIKAYRREVVESVRVYGELHRYIPLLAKWEGFTNIEEQVVNHRERLHGTTKFGLERYLRGFLDLITVVFLTRFARRPMVFFGGAGTLAFVLGFLTLVYLTVEKLVFGASIGGRPLLLFGVMLILLGAQSFLAGLLGEMIVRPEMERPDQYDVRSEVTPSVDVRREEPVRV
- the gyrB gene encoding DNA topoisomerase (ATP-hydrolyzing) subunit B, which codes for MPDTNGTDRPYEQATTPEGDTPTPPANALPTPPASGDGSPLPPAVAKEYGAGNIQVLEGLEAVRKRPAMYIGDVGVRGLHHLVYEVVDNSIDEALAGYCDHIEVTIHEDNSISVVDDGRGIPVEMHPREGKPAVEVVMTVLHAGGKFDKDTYKVSGGLHGVGVSCVNALSDRLDVEVRRDGGVFKMAFEKGDTVEELTRVRDLGPDEETGTTVRFKPDTGIFLDTVYRFDTLASRMRELAYLNKGVTITLSDEREEDDELRAETYHSEGGLAEFVAYLDEARESLFEDAIHIEDEDAEVPVSLAMRYNTGYQENVLSFVNNINTHEGGTHVSGFRRALTRTLKNYADNNDLLKKAKVNLSGDDFREGLTAVLSVKVQEPQFEGQTKTKLGNGEVQGAVESLVGQKLAEWLEDHPREAKTIVQKVILSAQARTAARRARELVQRKSAFGGGGLPGKLADCASKDPSESELYLVEGDSAGGSAKQARDRHFQAILPLRGKILNVEKARLDKILDNEEIKNMVTALGVQIAAGSDEFSDEKLRYHKVVLMTDADVDGAHIRTLLLTFIYRYLRPLLEAGYIYIALPPLYRAKKGKRELYAWNDKQLRDAIDELGGASGVGVQRYKGLGEMNPEQLWSTTMDPDHRMLQIVTIEDAAAADKTFSTLMGDAVEPRRKFIERNAKYATIDT
- a CDS encoding mechanosensitive ion channel family protein; amino-acid sequence: MIELFQIAPLAALEPWPAFAVGLGLALGGALLLHAVVYGSLHRIRRTAPERLPLRGHLVLQTEGPARWTLALLALRLVLPQLPPEAAEATAPHLATALYISIVLASAWLIMRSVKAVRMSLGDRLDLQKADNLSERRILTQVGLLQRLINVVVIVVALAAILLHFESVRRIGAGLLASAGVAGIVLGFAAQRVLGNLFAGIQIAITQPIRVDDVVVVEGEWARVEEITLTYVVVRIWDLRRLVLPISYFIETPFQNWTRSSSQVIGTVYLRTDYTVPVEDVREAVGRIVGGSEHFDGETWRLHVTDLGERGVEMRALMTASNADHAWELRCEVREKLLAWLRETHPEALPRTRVVFPDADAHLPHLGGDGVEAGRAVFERGR